In a single window of the Elaeis guineensis isolate ETL-2024a chromosome 8, EG11, whole genome shotgun sequence genome:
- the LOC105050650 gene encoding LOW QUALITY PROTEIN: E3 ubiquitin-protein ligase UPL1 (The sequence of the model RefSeq protein was modified relative to this genomic sequence to represent the inferred CDS: inserted 1 base in 1 codon): protein MKFKRRRVLEVPPHIRSFISSVTTAALENVEIPLRDFIWEFDKGDFHHWIDLFNHFDSFFEKFIKPRKDLQLEDIFLEGDPPFPREAVLQILRVTRIIVEKCTNKHFYSSFEQHLSSLLASTDADVVEASLQTLTAFLKKTVGKCSIRDASLTSKLFAFSQGWGGREEGIGLIACSLQNGCDSIASEIGSTLHFEFYAVHDTSKESNIVQHEKQGLQVIHMPKISCYNESDLALLHKLVEEYGIPSSLRFSLLTRLRFARAFDSLAARYQYIRIRLYAFTVLVQASNDADDMSAFFNNQPEFINELLSLLSYEDEIPEKIQILGIQSLVALCQDRSHQPTVLSSVTAGGHRGILPSLMHKAVDSITSGSTKWSIGFAEALLSLVSILVSSTPGSLALQEAGFIPTILPLLKDTNPQHVQLVNTAVHVIEGFLDFHNPSSALFRDLGGLDDTIARLKIEVSHVEKVSIKNGEEPRYIDKGKQVMGSSSELDTQPLYSESLVSYHRKLLMKALLRTISLATYVPGSSARVDGAEESVLPPCLCIIFRRAKDFGGGVFSLAANVMSDLIHKDPTCFPALDAADLPRAFLDAIMSGVLCSAEAVMCIPQCLDALCLNNTGLKLVKDHDALRCFVKIFTSRSYLKALSGETPGTLSSGLDELMRHASSLRASGVDMLIAILNTISKIGSGLESCSSTELLSSCTPVPMETDLEEGKLISLGEGETLKMGNSELLNEASSDNASMTIESFLPECISNAARLLETVLQNADTCRVFIEKKGIEAVLKLFTLQFLPISVSVGQSISTAFKNFSPQHSAALAKAVCSFIREHLKLTNELLASVCGTKLADIDCLKQTEILKCLSSLEGLLSLSNFLLKGTSMVSELGSADADILQELGKVYKEIIWQISLSSDSKIDEKQDTDQEAGSGDSSASNVPGRESDDDGNIVPVVRYMNPVSIRNTSSSRWSAEQDFVSVVRSAGSMHRHGRHALSRIRGGRISRQMDASHTDSEISIGTLESSLIQYTKKRSPDILVSELLTKLGLALRSFLATLVKGLSTRRRGDPSSLSPASKSLVSALAILFFDALSYSGHSIAGLEMSLSVKCRYLGKVVEDMAALTFDSRRRTCNATLVNSFYANGTFKELLTTFEATSQLLWTLPLSIPTGGSDQGLSIDEKVSHSSWLLDTLQSYCHLLEYHCNSSLLLSPTLPSQAQLLVQPVVAGLSINLFSVPRDPEAFVRMLQSQVLDVILPVWNHPMFPNCNSAFVTSMISIITHIYSGVGDLKHGRNGITGSTGQRLTTPPLDESTVATIVEMGFTRARAEEALRSVGTNSVEMATDWLFSHPEEFVQEDVQLAQALALSLGNSSETPKEDSNDRTRNAFAEERVVEMPPVDDILGTSMKLFQSSDSMAFPLTDLLVTLCSRNKGEDRPRVTLYLIQQIKLCPSDFSKDISALCPISHILALLLSEDSSTREIAAENGVVSVVLDILANFRVRNGSRNEPSATRTVSALLLIIDNMLQSGPKFNTETAEGSSRSLSDSSGADISLANPSSATEEKSVLDGHERESGNVFEKILGKSTGYLSLEESQRALAISCELIKQHVPAVAMQAVLQLCARLTKTHAIATQFLETGGLAAIFSLPRTCIFPGFDXLASVIVRHLIEDPQTLQTAMELEIRQTLTGTLSRHAGRLSPRIFLTSMAPVISRDPEIFMRAAAAVCQLESSGGRMNIVLLKEKEKDRDKMKACGIETGVPSNEPIKMPENKPNDTPGKCSRSHKRVPANLSQVIDQLLEIVTSFPSARKLEESASSITPMEVDEPAIKEKGKSKVDETKKMDDDSLSERSAWLAKLTFVLKLMSDILLMYVHAASIILRRDVETCQVRGSVLTGGPGNGGIVHHILHQVLPLSSERTAETSDEWKDKLSEKASLFLVVLCGRSTEGRRRVISEIVKAFSYILDSEGNSSKSSLLPDKKVLAFANLVNSILSRNLSSSNLPGPGCSPDFAKAMIDGGMVQSLSGILRVIDLDHPDAPKVVNMILKALESLTRAANASDQVLKLDGLGKKRSSGTHGRTVDQTTSEVDTANHGPNANFQHEATVTVQHAEQQIHESPQNDRGHGTNTEQSIGQDMRVDGEENIATNASVGHVLEYMHEDMDEGGTLPNTNEVGMTFRVEHQTDDDMGNEDDEDVGEDGEDDDEDEEDEEEDEEIAEEGAALMSLADTDVEDHDDNGMGDEYNDDMLDEEDDGFPDNRVIEVRWRDGLSGLDHLRVLRGPGDASSFNDIAAETFHDDISRLRRLLGIERRRQSSRTFLSRSRLEGSAFQHPLLVRPSQLGEPVASMWSASGNSSRDLEALSFGGFDGAHFYMLDAGLPSEHAAATVFGDRLVGTAPPPLIDFSLGMDSLNIGGRRGAGDSRWTDDGLPQAGSHASAIAQAVEEQFVSQLRGLISVDDLSAQRQPDLSAGQANQQSPLLDANGDTAVAGYLPTEPSEGQHRELETSSGHQPGNLPVEVDTSLPNLSHGIIDAQSVVGAEESQGTPEIRQRFPDDLNVARNGSETMLCGEGPVEEVGPTTVPLDTIPEMDIASADLQSLDHPMLDGSEAPANPHNLEFHNESREGPSVLNSHSSSHALISSGSGMPELSDAHAGSALASADIDMNGADTIGDQFESPVTASNGDELSARLNPTVPQEGNQADQVHVSNEASSTNAIDPTFLEALPEDLRAEVLASQQISQPQSAQAATYVPPPAEEIDPEFLAALPPDIQAEVLAQQRAQRSMHSQQAEGQPVDMDNASIIATFPPDLREEVLLTSSEAVLSALPSALLAEAQMLRDRYHPRSSFFGGSHRLGGRRLAIDRQIVMDRGVGVTIGRRAVSATANSSKIKEIEGMPLLDANALKALIRLLRLAQPLGKGLLQRLLLNLCAHSITRNILVGLLVDMVRPEADGHSGSASMISQRLYGCQWNIVYGRPQPSDGLPPLVSRRVLEILTYLATNHSSVANILFDFDSALTSESSNVSHSENKREKSKEKIFEAKASSSVPETSPKGSMPLIIFLKLLNRPLFLRSNAHLEQVMSLIQVVVNNAVSKIDCPPPSGQAADGSAIQDTQKDSSTLEQNPDLEKNQGSCPAVPSLGRNNPVSQYDLLLQLPDSDLHNLCTILAHEGLSDKVYSLAAEVVKKMASVASPHRKFFATELADLARNLSSSAVSELITLRNTQMLGLSAGSMAGAAVLRVLQALGALTSVDEKKGEDVDEEHEEQSILRNLNAALEPLWQELSDCISTTEAKLGQSSTFSSPVHLPDAGDIGGSSSLSPPLPPGTQQLLPFIEAFFVLCEKLQTNQTVAMPDNNGTAREVIEFASTSLSPSLKCGGTGTITFARVAEKHRRLLNVFIRQNPSLLEKSLSMMLKVPRLIDFDNKRAYFRSRIRQQHDQHPSAPLRISVRRAYVLEDSYNQLRLRPSQDLKGRLTVQFQGEEGIDAGGLTREWYQVLSRVIFDKGALLFTTVGNNATFQPNPNSVYQTEHLSYFKFVGRVVAKALFDGQLLDVYFTRSFYKHILGVKVTYHDIEAVDPDYYKNLKWMLENDVSDIPDLTFSMDADEEKHILYEKNQVTDYELKPGGRNIRVTEETKHEYVDLVAEHILTTAIRPQINSFLEGFNELVPRELISIFNDKELELLISGLPEIDLDDLKANTEYTGYTTASPIIQWFWEVVKAFNKEDMARLLQFVTGTSKVPLEGFKALQGLSGPQHFQIHKAYGAPERLPSAHTCFNQLDLPEYSSKEQLEERLLLAIHEASEGFGFG, encoded by the exons CCTCCACATATAAGATCCTTTATTAGCAGCGTTACTACTGCTGCACTCGAAAATGTAGAAATACCACTGAGGGACTTCATCTGGGAGTTTGATAAG GGAGATTTTCATCACTGGATCGATCTTTTTAATCATTTCGACTCATTCTTTGAGAAGTTTATAAAGCCAAGGAAGGATTTGCAACTTGAAGACATTTTTCTGGAAGGCGATCCTCCATTTCCTAGGGAAGCAGTTCTTCAAATTCTTCGAGTTACAAGGATTATCGTGGAAAAATGTACAAATAAGCACTTCTACAGTTCATTTGAA CAGCATCTGTCATCTCTTCTAGCTTCAACTGATGCAGATGTTGTCGAGGCCAGCCTTCAGACATTGACTGCATTTTTGAAGAAAACAGTTGGGAAGTGCTCCATACGAGATGCTTCTTTGACTTCAAAGTTATTTGCATTTTCACAAGGGTGGGGGGGCAGGGAGGAAGGCATTGGACTAATAGCTTGTTCTTTACAAAATGGTTGCGATTCCATTGCGTCCGAGATTGGCTCCACACTTCATTTTGAGTTCTATGCTGTTCATGATACATCAAAAGAGTCCAATATTGTCCAACATGAGAAACAGGGGTTGCAAGTCATTCATATGCCAAAAATTAGTTGTTACAATGAGAGTGATCTTGCACTTCTCCATAAGTTAGTAGAGGAGTACGGTATACCTTCCAGTCTACGATTCTCGCTATTGACAAGGTTGAGATTTGCAAGGGCTTTTGACTCTTTAGCTGCTCGATATCAGTACATCCGTATCCGGTTATATGCCTTCACTGTTCTTGTTCAAGCAAGCAATGATGCTGATGATATGTCAGCTTTTTTTAACAATCAACCTGAATTTATCAATGAACTGTTATCTTTACTAAGCTATGAAGATGAAATTCCTGAGAAAATTCAAATCCTGGGAATTCAGTCATTGGTTGCTCTTTGTCAGGATAGATCTCATCAACCTACAGTTTTGTCTTCTGTAACAGCTGGTGGCCATCGTGGAATCCTTCCCAGTCTCATGCACAAAGCAGTTGATTCTATTACAAGCGGTTCCACAAAATGGTCTATTGGTTTTGCTGAAGCACTTCTATCTCTCGTCTCCATTTTGGTTTCATCTACTCCTGGTTCTTTAGCTCTGCAGGAAGCAGGATTTATACCTACCATCTTGCCCCTTCTTAAAGATACTAATCCACAACACGTACAGCTTGTTAATACTGCAGTTCATGTGATAGAGGGATTCTTAGACTTCCATAATCCCTCTTCTGCATTATTCAGAGATTTAGGTGGTCTGGATGATACTATTGCACGTCTGAAGATTGAAGTATCACATGTTGAGAAGGTCTCAAtaaagaacggagaagagcctcgGTATATTGATAAGGGCAAGCAAGTCATGGGCAGTTCATCTGAGCTAGATACACAACCTCTTTATTCTGAATCCTTGGTTTCATATCACCGGAAATTGTTAATGAAAGCATTACTCCGGACGATATCACTTGCAACTTATGTCCCTGGTAGTTCTGCTCGTGTTGATGGCGCAGAAGAGAGTGTATTGCCACCATGCTTGTGCATTATTTTCAGGAGAGCAAAAGACTTTGGCGGTGGAGTGTTTTCACTTGCTGCAAATGTTATGAGTGATCTTATACATAAAGATCCTACATGTTTTCCTGCCCTTGATGCAGCTGATTTGCCTCGGGCTTTTCTTGATGCCATCATGAGCGGTGTTCTCTGCTCTGCTGAAGCAGTAATGTGTATCCCCCAGTGCTTGGATGCATTGTGTCTTAACAACACTGGTCTTAAACTGGTGAAGGATCATGATGCTCTAAGGTGTTTCGTGAAAATTTTCACTTCGAGGTCATATTTAAAAGCCCTCAGTGGAGAAACACCAGGAACCTTGTCCAGTGGATTGGATGAATTAATGCGTCATGCATCCTCCCTACGTGCTTCTGGAGTTGATATGCTTATTGCAATTTTGAATACAATATCAAAAATTGGATCTGGCTTAGAGTCTTGTTCTTCAACAGAGTTACTGAGCTCTTGTACTCCTGTTCCCATGGAAACCGACCTAGAAGAGGGGAAGCTTATTTCACTTGGTGAAGGAGAAACATTGAAGATGGGAAATTCTGAACTGTTGAATGAGGCATCTTCAGATAATGCGTCAATGACCATAGAGTCATTTCTTCCCGAGTGTATAAGCAATGCTGCTCGTCTTCTTGAAACTGTTCTTCAGAATGCAGATACATGCCGTGTATTCATTGAGAAAAAGGGTATCGAAGCAGTTCTTAAATTATTTACTCTTCAGTTTTTGCCAATTTCTGTGTCAGTTGGTCAGAGTATATCCACTGCGTTTAAAAACTTTTCACCTCAGCATTCTGCTGCTCTGGCTAAGGCTGTTTGCTCTTTCATCCGAGAACATCTTAAGTTGACAAATGAATTACTTGCATCAGTTTGTGGAACTAAGCTTGCTGATATTGACTGCTTAAAACAAACTGAAATCTTGAAGTGTCTCTCTAGTTTAGAGGGGCTGTTGTCACTTTCCAATTTTCTTTTGAAGGGAACTTCTATGGTCTCAGAGTTGGGATCTGCAGATGCTGATATTCTGCAGGAATTGGGTAAGGTTTACAAAGAAATAATATGGCAGATCTCTTTATCTAGTGATTCCAAGATAGATGAGAAGCAGGATACTGATCAAGAAGCTGGTAGTGGAGATTCTTCTGCATCTAATGTACCAGGaagggagagtgatgatgatgGAAATATTGTTCCAGTAGTCCGATATATGAACCCTGTATcaataaggaatacatcttcatcACGTTGGAGTGCAGAACAGGATTTTGTGTCTGTGGTACGTTCTGCTGGAAGTATGCATCGACATGGCCGACATGCATTGTCACGGATACGTGGTGGTAGGATTAGCCGGCAGATGGATGCATCACATACCGATTCAGAAATTTCCATCGGCACATTAGAGAGTTCCCTGATTCAGTATACTAAAAAGAGAAGTCCAGACATCCTTGTTTCGGAACTTCTAACTAAACTTGGTTTAGCTCTGCGTTCCTTCCTTGCTACTCTTGTGAAAGGATTATCTACTCGTCGTAGAGGTGATCCCAGTTCCCTGAGTCCTGCATCAAAGAGCCTTGTGTCTGCTCTTGCGATACTTTTCTTTGATGCCCTTAGTTATTCTGGACATTCTATTGCTGGCCTTGAAATGTCATTATCTGTGAAATGCCGGTATCTTGGGAAGGTTGTAGAAGACATGGCTGCACTTACTTTTGACAGCAGACGCCGCACATGCAATGCCACATTGGTGAACAGTTTTTACGCCAATGGAACATTTAAGGAGCTTCTGACTACATTTGAGGCTACAAGCCAGTTACTGTGGACTCTGCCTTTATCTATCCCTACTGGTGGGTCTGATCAAGGACTCTCTATTGATGAGAAGGTATCTCACAGTTCTTGGCTGCTGGATACATTGCAAAGCTATTGTCATTTGCTGGAATATCATTGCAATTCTTCATTGCTTTTATCTCCAACATTGCCATCTCAGGCTCAGCTTCTTGTTCAACCTGTTGTGGCTGGATTATCTATTAATCTTTTCTCTGTTCCAAGGGACCCTGAGGCATTTGTTCGCATGTTGCAATCACAAGTTCTAGATGTGATCCTTCCTGTATGGAACCACCCTATGTTTCCTAATTGTAATTCAGCTTTTGTTACCTCCATGATTTCCATTATTACTCATATATACTCTGGTGTTGGAGATCTGAAGCATGGCCGCAATGGAATCACAGGAAGCACTGGCCAACGGCTCACCACACCTCCGCTTGATGAATCTACTGTTGCCACTATAGTTGAGATGGGTTTTACCAGGGCTCGAGCTGAGGAAGCTCTTAGAAGTGTGGGAACAAATAGTGTTGAGATGGCCACAGATTGGTTGTTCAGTCATCCTGAGGAATTTGTGCAGGAGGATGTTCAGCTTGCTCAGGCACTTGCTTTATCATTGGGAAATTCATCAGAAACACCCAAAGAGGATAGCAATGATAGGACAAGAAATGCATTTGCTGAAGAGAGGGTGGTGGAGATGCCCCCAGTTGATGATATTCTTGGTACATCAATGAAGTTGTTTCAAAGTAGTGATTCGATGGCATTTCCATTGACAGATTTGTTAGTGACACTTTGCAGTCGAAACAAAGGGGAGGACCGTCCAAGGGTGACCTTGTATCTCATTCAGCAGATTAAGCTTTGCCCATCAGATTTTTCGAAGGATATCAGTGCACTATGTCCTATTTCGCATATTTTGGCCCTGCTTCTCAGTGAAGACAGTAGCACGAGGGAAATTGCTGCAGAAAATGGTGTTGTTTCTGTTGTACTGGATATACTGGCTAACTTCAGAGTAAGGAACGGGTCCAGAAATGAGCCTTCAGCAACAAGAACTGTAAGTGCTTTGTTGCTTATTATTGATAATATGTTGCAGTCTGGACCTAAATTTAATACAGAAACTGCTGAAGGTTCTTCTAGATCCTTATCTGATTCATCTGGAGCGGACATCTCCTTGGCAAATCCTTCATCTGCCACTGAAGAAAAATCTGTGTTAGACGGCCATGAGAGAGAATCTGGCAATGTGTTTGAGAAGATTTTAGGGAAGTCAACTGGCTATCTCTCTCTCGAGGAGAGTCAGAGAGCACTGGCTATCTCATGTGAACTTATAAAGCAGCATGTTCCAGCAGTAGCTATGCAGGCTGTTCTACAATTATGCGCACGCTTGACAAAAACGCATGCTATAGCAACACAGTTCCTTGAAACTGGAGGTTTAGCCGCTATTTTTAGTCTTCCAAGAACTTGTATATTCCCTGGGTTTG AGTTAGCATCTGTTATTGTTCGGCACCTCATCGAAGATCCTCAAACTTTACAAACTGCTATGGAATTGGAAATCAGGCAGACCCTTACTGGCACTCTTAGCCGACATGCTGGCCGTCTTTCACCTCGCATATTTTTGACATCCATGGCGCCTGTCATATCTAGAGATCCTGAGATCTTTATGAGAGCCGCAGCTGCAGTTTGCCAGTTGGAGTCATCAGGAGGGAGGATGAACATAGTCTTgttgaaggaaaaagaaaaagatagggACAAAATGAAAGCTTGTGGCATTGAAACTGGGGTCCCTTCTAATGAGCCTATTAAGATGCCTGAGAATAAACCTAATGATACCCCAGGCAAATGTTCTAGAAGCCATAAAAGAGTTCCTGCTAATCTTTCCCAGGTGATTGATCAACTTTTGGAGATTGTTACGAGCTTTCCGTCAGCAAGGAAACTTGAAGAAAGTGCTAGTTCCATAACTCCTATGGAAGTTGATGAACCTGCTATAAAAGAAAAGGGTAAATCAAAAGTTGATGAGACAAAGAAGATGGATGATGATAGCCTCTCTGAAAGATCTGCATGGCTGGCGAAGTTGACATTTGTTCTGAAGTTGATGAGCGACATACTTCTTATGTATGTTCATGCAGCAAGCATAATCTTGAGACGTGATGTGGAGACTTGCCAGGTACGGGGATCTGTGCTAACAGGTGGCCCTGGAAATGGTGGAATAGTGCATCATATTTTGCATCAGGTACTTCCGTTGTCTTCTGAGAGAACTGCTGAAACCTCAGATGAATGGAAAGATAAATTGTCTGAAAAAGCATCTTTGTTCTTGGTAGTGTTATGCGGCAGATCTACTGAGGGGCGCAGACGAGTTATTTCGGAAATTGTGAAAGCATTTTCTTATATTTTAGATTCAGAAGGCAACTCCTCTAAGAGCAGTTTGTTACCTGACAAGAAGGTTTTAGCTTTTGCTAATCTAGTAAATTCCATTTTGTCCAGAAATTTGTCATCCAGTAACTTGCCTGGTCCTGGATGCTCACCTGATTTTGCCAAGGCCATGATAGATGGAGGAATGGTGCAGTCACTTTCTGGTATCCTTCGAGTGATAGATTTGGACCACCCAGATGCTCCAAAGGTTGTAAACATGATACTCAAGGCATTAGAAAGTCTTACAAGAGCTGCCAATGCTAGTGATCAAGTGCTTAAACTGGATGGGCTTGGTAAGAAAAGATCTTCTGGAACACATGGTAGAACTGTAGATCAGACTACTTCTGAAGTTGATACTGCAAACCATGGTCCAAATGCAAACTTTCAGCATGAAGCTACTGTTACAGTACAACATGCAGAACAGCAGATTCATGAATCTCCTCAAAATGATAGGGGCCATGGGACAAATACGGAGCAGTCTATAGGGCAGGATATGCGAGTTGATGGGGAGGAAAACATTGCCACTAATGCTTCCGTTGGACACGTCTTGGAGTAtatgcatgaggacatggatgaaGGTGGGACACTACCAAACACAAATGAGGTCGGAATGACTTTTCGTGTTGAACACCAGACAGACGATGATATGGGCAATGAAGATGATGAGGATGTAGGGGAGGATGGtgaggatgatgatgaagatgaggagGATGAGGAAGAGGATGAGGAGATAGCAGAAGAAGGAGCTGCATTAATGTCTTTAGCTGATACAGATGTGGAGGACCATGATGACAATGGTATGGGTGATGAATATAATGATGACATGCTTGATGAGGAAGATGATGGTTTCCCTGATAATCGTGTCATAGAGGTGAGGTGGAGGGATGGTTTATCTGGGTTAGATCACTTGCGAGTTTTAAGGGGACCTGGTGATGCAagcagtttcaatgatattgctgCAGAGACCTTTCATGATGACATATCCCGTCTTCGTCGTCTATTGGGTATAGAACGCCGCCGTCAAAGTAGCAGGACTTTTCTTTCTCGGTCAAGGCTTGAGGGAAGTGCTTTCCAACATCCATTACTTGTGAGACCTTCACAATTAGGGGAGCCGGTTGCTTCAATGTGGTCTGCTAGTGGGAACTCGTCTAGAGACTTGGAAGCTTTATCATTTGGAGGTTTTGATGGAGCCCATTTCTACATGTTAGATGCTGGACTTCCATCCGAACATGCTGCTGCAACTGTGTTTGGTGACCGTTTGGTTGGTACTGCACCCCCTCCTTTAATTGATTTCTCACTCGGCATGGATTCTTTGAATATTGGTGGAAGAAGGGGAGCTGGTGATAGTCGGTGGACTGACGATGGTCTGCCTCAGGCAGGTAGCCATGCTTCTGCTATTGCACAGGCAGTAGAGGAACAATTTGTGTCTCAGTTGCGTGGGTTAATTTCTGTCGATGACCTTTCAGCTCAGAGACAGCCTGATCTCTCTGCAGGACAGGCTAACCAACAATCACCTCTATTAGATGCCAATGGGGATACAGCTGTGGCAGGTTATCTTCCCACTGAACCAAGTGAAGGACAGCATCGAGAATTAGAGACTAGTTCAGGGCATCAGCCAGGGAACTTGCCTGTTGAAGTTGATACAAGCCTTCCAAACCTGTCTCATGGAATAATTGATGCACAGTCAGTTGTTGGAGCAGAGGAGAGTCAAGGGACACCAGAAATAAGGCAAAGATTTCCTGATGATCTGAATGTTGCACGAAATGGCAGTGAGACCATGCTCTGTGGGGAAGGACCTGTGGAAGAAGTTGGCCCGACCACTGTGCCTTTAGATACTATTCCCGAAATGGATATAGCATCTGCTGACTTACAAAGTCTGGATCACCCTATGCTAGATGGTTCTGAAGCACCTGCCAATCCTCACAATTTGGAATTTCATAATGAAAGTAGAGAGGGACCCTCAGTTTTGAATAGCCATTCTAGTAGTCATGCCCTTATTTCTTCAGGCTCTGGCATGCCAGAGTTGAGTGATGCTCATGCTGGTTCAGCTCTTGCAAGTGCTGATATTGATATGAATGGAGCGGACACCATTGGGGATCAATTTGAGAGCCCTGTAACTGCTTCTAATGGAGATGAATTATCTGCCAGGCTAAATCCAACAGTTCCTCAAGAGGGTAATCAGGCTGATCAAGTCCATGTCAGCAATGAGGCTTCTAGCACAAATGCAATTGATCCAACATTTTTGGAGGCACTGCCAGAGGATCTCCGTGCTGAAGTGCTGGCTTCTCAGCAAATTTCCCAACCTCAATCTGCCCAAGCTGCAACATATGTCCCACCACCTGCAGAAGAAATAGATCCCGAATTTTTAGCTGCTCTTCCTCCAGATATCCAAGCTGAAGTTTTGGCTCAACAGCGAGCACAAAGAAGTATGCATTCTCAGCAAGCGGAGGGGCAACCGGTTGACATGGATAATGCTTCGATTATAGCTACTTTCCCTCCTGATCTACGTGAGGAG GTACTCCTTACCTCATCTGAAGCAGTTTTATCCGCATTACCTTCAGCTTTACTTGCTGAGGCCCAAATGCTTAGAGATAGGTACCATCCTCGAAGCAGCTTCTTTGGAGGAAGCCATAGGCTTGGTGGTAGGAGGCTGGCAATTGACAGGCAGATAGTAATGGATAGAGGTGTGGGAGTTACTATAGGTCGAAGAGCAGTGTCTGCCACTGCAAACAGCTCGAAGATCAAAGAAATTGAGGGAATGCCTCTTTTGGATGCAAATGCTTTGAAAGCTCTCATTCGCCTTTTAAGATTAGCTCAG CCCCTGGGCAAAGGCCTTCTCCAAAGACTTCTACTGAACCTATGTGCACATAGTATTACGCGTAATATTTTGGTTGGCCTTTTAGTAGATATGGTTAGACCTGAGGCTGATGGGCATAGTGGGTCAGCAAGCATGATCTCTCAGCGGCTTTATGGATGTCAGTGGAATATTGTCTATGGCCGACCTCAACCCTCAGATG GCCTTCCACCTCTCGTGTCTCGTCGTGTTCTTGAAATTCTGACATACCTGGCAACAAATCACTCTTCTGTTGCAAACATTCTTTTTGACTTTGATAGTGCGTTGACCTCAGAATCATCAAACGTTAGCCATTCAGAAAACAAGAGGGAAAAAAGTAAAGAGAAAATCTTTGAGGCAAAGGCCTCATCAAGTGTTCCAGAAACATCACCCAAGGGTTCTATGCCTCTAATTATATTTTTGAAGCTTTTGAACAGACCGTTATTTCTGCGCAGCAATGCACATCTTGAGCAG GTTATGTCTTTGATCCAAGTAGTAGTTAACAATGCTGtctcaaagattgattgcccaccTCCCTCTGGACAAGCTGCAGATGGTTCTGCGATTCAAGACACACAAAAagattcttccactttagaacAAAACCCCGATCTGGAGAAGAATCAAGGTTCTTGCCCGGCGGTGCCATCTTTGGGCAGGAATAACCCTGTGAGCCAATATGATCTTCTTTTACAGCTTCCTGACTCTGATTTACACAACCTGTGCACTATCCTTGCTCATGAAGG ACTTTCAGATAAAGTATATTCACTTGCTGCTGAAGTAGTTAAAAAAATGGCATCTGTTGCTTCTCCCCATCGAAAATTCTTTGCAACTGAGCTAGCAGATTTAGCTCGTAATTTGAGTTCTTCTGCTGTTTCCGAGCTCATAACTTTGAGGAATACACAAATGCTGGGACTAAGTGCTGGTTCTATGGCTGGAGCTGCAGTCTTGCGTGTGCTACAAGCACTTGGTGCACTCACTTCAGTTGATGAGAAAAAGGGTGAAGATGTTGATGAGGAACATGAGGAACAATCTATACTAAGGAACCTAAATGCAGCTCTTGAGCCATTATGGCAAGAACTAAGTGACTGCATCAGCACTACCGAGGCAAAGCTAGGGCAGAGTTCAACTTTCTCTTCTCCTGTACATTTGCCAGATGCCGGTGATATTGGtggctcttcctctctctctccacctCTTCCTCCTGGCACACAGCAACTGTTGCCATTCATAGAAGCTTTTTTTGTTCTGTGCGAGAAGCTGCAGACAAACCAAACTGTTGCAATGCCAGATAACAATGGGACTGCAAGAGAAGTCATTGAATTTGCTAGTACTTCATTGTCACCATCCCTTAAGTGCGGTGGAACTGGCACTATAACATTTGCGAGGGTTGCAGAGAAGCATCGACGCCTTCTGAATGTTTTTATAAGGCAAAATCCAAGTTTGCTTGAAAAGTCATTGTCTATGATGTTAAAAGTACCGAGGCTGATTGATTTTGACAACAAGAGGGCATATTTTCGGTCACGTATTAGACAACAACATGACCAGCACCCTTCTGCTCCTCTGCGGATAAGTGTTCGCCGGGCATATGTCTTGGAGGATTCGTACAATCAGCTGCGATTGCGTCCCAGTCAAGACTTGAAAGGTCGGTTGACTGTACAATTTCAGGGAGAAGAGGGGATTGATGCAGGTGGGCTGACAAGGGAATGGTATCAAGTGCTCTCAAGGGTCATTTTTGACAAAGGAGCTTTGCTTTTCACTACTGTTGGGAATAATGCAACATTCCAGCCTAATCCAAATTCTGTTTACCAAACAGAGCATCTTTCCTATTTCAAGTTTGTGGGCCGTGTG GTTGCAAAAGCACTATTTGATGGTCAACTTTTGGATGTTTACTTTACTCGCTCATTTTACAAGCACATTCTTGGTGTGAAAGTGACTTATCACGACATAGAAGCTGTTGATCCTGATTATTACAAGAACTTGAAGTGGATGCTTGAG AATGATGTAAGTGATATCCCTGATTTGACATTTAGCATGGATGCCGATGAGGAAAAACACATcctttatgagaaaaatcag GTTACTGACTATGAGCTTAAACCTGGAGGAAGGAATATCAGAGTTACAGAAGAAACAAAGCACGAGTATGTGGACCTTGTGGCCGAACACATATTGACTACAGCTATTCGTCCTCAGATTAATTCCTTTTTAGAGGGTTTCAATGAATTAGTTCCAAGGGAACTTATTTCAATATTTAATGACAAGGAGCTTGAGCTTCTAATTAGTGGACTTCCAGAAATCGATC TTGATGATTTGAAAGCCAACACAGAGTATACTGGCTACACAACTGCATCTCCTATTATCCAATGGTTCTGGGAAGTTGTTAAAGCATTTAACAAGGAGGATATGGCAAGACTGCTTCAATTTGTAACTGGAACATCCAAG